Proteins from one Lachnospiraceae bacterium KGMB03038 genomic window:
- a CDS encoding shikimate kinase translates to MDNIILIGMPAAGKSTIGVIIAKRLGYRFIDVDLLIQESEGKLLKEIIAEKGIKGFLEVEERINAGLKTEHTVVSPGGSVVYCEKAMRHYQQIGTIVYLKASFETINKRLKNARSRGVVLEDGQTLRDLYEERCGLFEKYADITVCEDGLRLDETIEKVIEILQKS, encoded by the coding sequence ATGGACAATATCATCTTGATCGGAATGCCTGCGGCAGGTAAAAGTACGATAGGCGTCATCATCGCAAAGAGGCTTGGATATCGTTTTATCGATGTGGACCTTTTGATACAGGAATCGGAAGGAAAACTTTTGAAGGAAATCATTGCGGAAAAAGGGATCAAGGGATTTCTTGAGGTTGAGGAGCGGATCAACGCCGGCCTCAAAACAGAACATACAGTAGTATCACCAGGGGGAAGCGTTGTCTATTGCGAAAAAGCGATGCGGCATTATCAGCAGATCGGAACGATCGTGTATCTAAAGGCATCGTTTGAGACGATCAATAAAAGGCTTAAAAATGCCAGAAGCCGGGGCGTGGTCTTGGAGGACGGCCAGACACTAAGAGATTTATATGAGGAGCGCTGCGGACTGTTTGAAAAGTATGCGGATATCACTGTCTGTGAAGATGGACTTCGTTTGGATGAAACGATTGAAAAAGTAATTGAAATTCTACAGAAATCGTGA
- a CDS encoding UDP-N-acetylglucosamine 1-carboxyvinyltransferase → MEQYIIKGGHPLVGEVEIGGAKNAALAILAAAIMTDETVRIENLPDVNDINVLLDAIAGIGASVHRVDRHTVTINGRGVTDFNIEYDYIKKIRASYYLLGALLGKYRRAEVALPGGCNIGSRPIDQHLKGFRALGAEVEIEHGKIIAEAERLKGEHIYFDVVSVGATINVMMTATMAEGITILENVAKEPHVVDVANFLNSMGANIRGAGTDVIRIRGVQSLHRTEYSVIPDQIEAGTFMFAAAATKGDVTVMNVIPKHLEATIAKLVEMGCEVEEFDDAVRVVSKGDLKSTHVKTLPYPGFPTDMQPQIGVTLALSKGTSTITESIFENRFKYLDELARMGANVKIEGNSATIEGVKALSGARVSAPDLRAGAALCIAGLATEGITIVDDIVYIQRGYERFEEKLRGIGALIEKVSTEKEIQKFKLKVG, encoded by the coding sequence ATGGAGCAATATATTATAAAAGGCGGGCATCCGCTCGTCGGAGAGGTGGAGATCGGGGGAGCCAAAAATGCGGCGCTCGCGATTTTGGCGGCGGCGATCATGACGGACGAGACTGTTCGGATTGAGAACCTGCCAGATGTGAATGATATCAATGTGCTGTTAGATGCGATCGCTGGGATCGGGGCCTCTGTTCATCGGGTCGACAGACATACGGTGACGATCAACGGCAGAGGAGTCACAGATTTTAATATTGAATATGATTATATCAAGAAAATCAGAGCTTCTTATTATCTTTTAGGAGCGTTGCTTGGAAAATATAGACGAGCGGAAGTTGCTCTTCCGGGAGGCTGCAACATTGGAAGCCGTCCGATCGATCAGCATTTGAAGGGATTTCGAGCGCTGGGAGCGGAGGTTGAGATTGAACACGGGAAGATCATCGCGGAGGCAGAGCGCCTCAAAGGAGAACACATTTATTTTGATGTGGTCAGCGTAGGAGCTACGATCAATGTGATGATGACGGCAACAATGGCGGAAGGCATCACAATCTTGGAAAATGTGGCGAAAGAGCCTCATGTCGTTGATGTGGCAAACTTCCTGAACAGCATGGGGGCGAATATCCGAGGCGCCGGGACGGACGTGATTCGGATCCGCGGGGTACAGAGCCTGCACAGGACAGAGTATTCGGTCATTCCAGATCAAATCGAGGCGGGTACCTTTATGTTTGCAGCGGCAGCGACCAAGGGAGACGTGACCGTTATGAATGTAATCCCCAAACATCTGGAAGCAACAATCGCGAAACTGGTAGAGATGGGATGCGAAGTAGAAGAGTTCGATGATGCGGTAAGAGTGGTTTCCAAGGGCGATTTAAAAAGCACGCATGTGAAGACTTTGCCATATCCAGGATTCCCGACAGATATGCAGCCGCAGATTGGTGTGACGCTTGCGTTGTCTAAAGGAACCAGTACGATCACTGAGAGTATTTTTGAAAACCGGTTCAAATATTTAGATGAATTAGCCAGAATGGGGGCTAACGTTAAAATAGAAGGAAATTCTGCCACGATTGAAGGGGTGAAAGCGCTGTCAGGAGCAAGGGTCAGCGCGCCGGACCTGAGGGCTGGAGCAGCGCTGTGCATTGCCGGTCTGGCTACAGAAGGAATCACGATCGTGGATGATATTGTATATATTCAGCGTGGATACGAGAGATTTGAAGAAAAACTGCGCGGGATTGGAGCATTGATTGAAAAAGTATCCACAGAGAAAGAAATCCAGAAATTTAAATTGAAGGTTGGATAG
- a CDS encoding OFA family MFS transporter encodes MSRRREQNRYWILFVASVVNFVHGNPYIWTVFQPYVKEEFHLSDAASSQPFTIIIGIFALGNMAGGWLQQKIGAKKTILAGSLFMCAGFLLAGIAPYNMPWLVSLGYGAIGGFGSGCAFSMLTAVPLAWFPEKRGLVSGITVGVVGISGIVMNPFCDFLLASFGYRFAMLATTAIYAVLCLGGFWIEENPQNIKETAGDGGIERTISIKQYTTREMIKTKTYYTISLTMALAVPAYVLVNPLMKSLGMERGLTNTEALAGVTIASVANIIGRFAMPWLSDKVGRKAVIRGMYVAAAAAVIGLMGAEGGIFVLLISVVCLVYGGVVSVFPVVVSDHFGLKYQGINYGAVMIGYGLVSILCPYVLDNLGLEMSFLAAGIACAAGLLGTRHF; translated from the coding sequence ATGAGCCGGAGGAGGGAACAGAATCGGTACTGGATTCTTTTTGTCGCATCTGTCGTGAATTTTGTTCATGGGAATCCTTACATATGGACGGTATTCCAGCCCTATGTAAAAGAAGAATTTCATTTATCAGATGCGGCGTCCAGCCAGCCGTTTACAATTATTATTGGTATTTTTGCGCTTGGAAATATGGCGGGAGGATGGCTTCAGCAGAAGATAGGGGCCAAGAAGACAATTCTGGCGGGAAGTCTATTTATGTGCGCGGGATTTCTTTTGGCGGGAATCGCACCCTATAATATGCCCTGGCTGGTTTCCCTGGGATATGGAGCGATTGGAGGATTTGGATCTGGATGTGCGTTTAGTATGCTGACGGCGGTGCCTCTTGCCTGGTTTCCTGAGAAGCGAGGCCTTGTGTCTGGGATTACAGTGGGAGTTGTGGGAATCTCAGGGATTGTGATGAATCCGTTTTGTGATTTCTTGCTGGCATCTTTCGGATACCGGTTCGCAATGTTGGCTACTACCGCAATCTATGCGGTTTTATGTCTGGGGGGATTTTGGATTGAGGAAAATCCGCAGAACATAAAAGAAACAGCGGGAGATGGAGGAATCGAACGGACAATATCGATCAAACAATACACGACACGGGAAATGATAAAGACAAAAACTTATTATACGATCAGCCTTACAATGGCACTGGCTGTGCCGGCCTATGTCCTGGTCAATCCATTGATGAAATCTCTTGGGATGGAACGAGGACTGACAAATACAGAGGCGCTGGCTGGGGTTACGATTGCTTCTGTCGCGAATATCATCGGCAGGTTCGCGATGCCGTGGCTGTCCGATAAAGTAGGAAGAAAAGCAGTGATCCGCGGGATGTACGTGGCGGCGGCCGCCGCGGTGATCGGCCTCATGGGGGCGGAAGGAGGAATCTTTGTGCTGTTGATTTCCGTAGTCTGTCTGGTTTACGGAGGCGTTGTCAGCGTATTTCCGGTAGTCGTTTCCGATCATTTTGGATTGAAATATCAGGGGATCAATTATGGCGCGGTGATGATCGGATATGGACTCGTATCAATCTTATGTCCGTATGTCCTGGATAATCTCGGATTGGAGATGTCGTTTTTGGCGGCAGGAATCGCATGTGCGGCAGGACTGCTTGGGACGCGGCATTTTTAA
- a CDS encoding methionine adenosyltransferase: MERRLFTSESVTEGHPDKMCDQISDAILDALIEQDPMSRVACETCTTTGMVLVMGEITTQAYVDIQKIVRDTVREIGYTRGKFGFDAETCGVIVAIDEQSPDIALGVDKALEAKEKKMSEEEIDAIGAGDQGMMFGYASDETPEFMPYPIALAQKLARKLAEVRKNGTLPYLRPDGKTQVTIEYDENGAPARVDTVVLSTQHDPGVSQEQIHQDIKKYVFDPVIPADMTDEKTRYFINPTGRFVIGGPHGDSGLTGRKLIVDTYGGMARHGGGAFSGKDCTKVDRSAAYAARYVAKNIVAAGLARKCEIQLSYAIGVAHPTSIMADTFGTGRISDEKLVEIIRENFDLRPAGIIKMLDLRRPIYKQTAAYGHFGRTDLDLPWEKTDKAELLKKYL; encoded by the coding sequence ATGGAGAGACGTTTATTTACTTCGGAATCAGTAACAGAAGGCCATCCGGATAAGATGTGCGATCAGATCTCAGATGCGATCCTGGACGCGCTGATCGAACAGGATCCTATGAGCCGTGTGGCCTGTGAGACCTGTACGACTACAGGAATGGTGCTCGTTATGGGAGAAATTACTACTCAGGCTTATGTGGACATTCAGAAGATCGTGCGGGATACGGTGCGTGAAATCGGCTATACAAGAGGGAAATTTGGCTTTGATGCGGAAACCTGCGGCGTGATCGTGGCTATCGACGAGCAATCTCCGGATATTGCCCTCGGCGTGGATAAAGCGTTGGAGGCCAAAGAAAAGAAAATGTCGGAGGAAGAGATTGACGCGATTGGGGCCGGAGACCAGGGGATGATGTTTGGGTATGCTTCTGATGAGACGCCGGAGTTTATGCCTTATCCGATCGCTTTGGCCCAGAAGCTGGCCAGAAAGCTGGCGGAAGTCAGGAAAAATGGAACGCTGCCTTATCTGCGGCCAGATGGGAAGACCCAGGTGACGATCGAGTATGATGAAAATGGAGCGCCGGCAAGAGTAGATACGGTAGTCCTTTCTACGCAGCATGATCCGGGGGTGTCCCAAGAGCAGATTCACCAGGATATCAAGAAATACGTGTTTGACCCTGTGATCCCGGCAGATATGACGGATGAAAAGACCAGATATTTCATTAATCCTACGGGGCGCTTCGTGATCGGCGGACCTCACGGAGACAGCGGTCTTACTGGCCGGAAGCTTATTGTGGATACATATGGCGGAATGGCGCGGCACGGCGGCGGCGCGTTTTCTGGAAAAGACTGTACGAAGGTAGACCGATCCGCGGCTTACGCAGCCCGGTATGTGGCGAAAAATATTGTGGCGGCAGGACTTGCCAGGAAATGTGAGATACAGCTGTCCTATGCGATCGGTGTGGCGCATCCAACCTCGATTATGGCAGATACTTTTGGGACGGGCAGGATCTCCGATGAAAAGCTGGTAGAGATCATCCGGGAGAACTTCGACCTGAGACCGGCTGGCATTATCAAGATGCTGGATCTGCGTCGTCCGATCTATAAGCAGACTGCCGCATACGGACATTTTGGACGTACAGATCTGGACCTTCCCTGGGAGAAGACTGATAAGGCAGAATTGCTGAAGAAGTATTTATAA
- a CDS encoding HAMP domain-containing histidine kinase yields MKLRTRLFIAFLTVILLPICLTLLMFFAFSRYQMGAIEKTYGIENTTVETLSNSMQVLSRLTERSYHNLEAAIEKNPDDLEDATYLEDFNDNLEKKNSYLLVRKGNTLIYIGTDREKADPVICQLPEYQDADTSSENGIYLGGEAHSLVKQIDFLYSDNEEGSAFIVSDVSDVIPEVEELFLDTLLGVVLILVLTASVLMFWIYRSVKLPLKRMQVAAKNIKEGNLDFELKAQGDDELGQLCRDMEDMRRRLKDSAEEKVVFDRENKELISNISHDLKTPVTTIKGYAEGIMDGVADTPEKMEKYIRTIYNKASEMDLLINELTLYSKIDTNRIPYNFNILSVNEYFNDCAEDLSIELESKNVEFGYFNYVTPDVRVIADAEQMKRVIHNIVNNSLKYMDKEKAKINLRIKDVGDFIQVELEDNGKGIAAKDLPNIFDRFYRTDASRNSSKGGSGIGLSIVKKIIEEHGGKIWATSRENTGTTMYFVLRKYQEVPIHE; encoded by the coding sequence ATGAAACTGAGGACAAGACTGTTTATCGCTTTTTTGACGGTGATCTTGCTGCCCATTTGTCTGACGCTGCTCATGTTTTTCGCGTTTTCACGCTATCAGATGGGGGCAATCGAGAAGACTTATGGAATTGAAAATACAACAGTGGAAACCCTATCGAACTCTATGCAGGTATTATCCAGATTGACGGAAAGATCCTATCATAATCTGGAGGCGGCCATAGAGAAAAATCCAGATGACTTGGAAGACGCCACGTATTTGGAAGATTTTAACGATAATCTTGAGAAGAAAAACTCCTATCTGCTGGTGCGCAAAGGGAATACACTTATTTATATCGGGACAGACCGGGAAAAGGCAGATCCAGTGATCTGTCAGCTTCCAGAATACCAGGATGCGGATACAAGCTCGGAAAATGGGATTTATCTTGGGGGAGAGGCTCATTCACTGGTGAAACAGATTGATTTTCTATATTCTGATAATGAAGAAGGCAGCGCCTTTATTGTGTCAGACGTAAGCGATGTGATCCCGGAAGTGGAAGAATTGTTTCTGGATACATTGCTTGGGGTGGTCTTGATCCTGGTGCTGACCGCCTCGGTGCTGATGTTCTGGATCTACCGGAGCGTAAAATTGCCGCTGAAGCGGATGCAGGTGGCGGCCAAGAATATCAAAGAAGGAAACCTGGACTTTGAGCTGAAGGCTCAGGGAGATGATGAGCTTGGCCAGTTGTGCCGGGATATGGAGGATATGCGCAGGAGACTGAAGGACAGCGCGGAAGAGAAGGTAGTGTTTGACCGGGAAAATAAAGAACTGATCAGCAACATCTCTCATGATCTGAAGACTCCGGTGACAACGATCAAAGGATACGCGGAAGGGATTATGGACGGGGTGGCGGACACGCCGGAGAAAATGGAAAAATATATCCGGACCATCTACAACAAGGCCAGCGAGATGGATCTTTTGATCAATGAATTAACACTGTATTCCAAGATTGATACCAACAGAATCCCCTATAACTTTAATATTTTGTCTGTCAATGAATATTTCAACGACTGTGCGGAGGATCTTTCGATTGAACTGGAGTCCAAAAACGTAGAGTTTGGATATTTTAATTATGTGACGCCGGATGTGCGGGTCATCGCGGACGCGGAACAGATGAAGCGGGTCATCCACAATATTGTTAATAATTCATTGAAATATATGGATAAAGAAAAAGCGAAGATCAACCTGCGGATCAAAGACGTGGGAGATTTCATCCAGGTAGAACTGGAGGATAATGGCAAAGGGATCGCGGCCAAAGATCTGCCCAATATTTTCGACCGCTTTTACCGTACGGATGCTTCTCGAAATTCTTCAAAAGGCGGAAGCGGGATCGGGCTTTCGATCGTAAAGAAGATTATTGAAGAGCACGGGGGAAAGATTTGGGCGACCAGCCGTGAAAATACGGGGACGACCATGTATTTTGTACTTAGAAAATATCAGGAGGTACCGATTCATGAGTAG
- a CDS encoding response regulator transcription factor: MSRILIVEDEESIADLEKDYLELSGFQVEVANDGETGLRKALEEEYDLYILDLMLPGIDGFDICRQIRDVKNTPIILVSAKKDDIDKIRGLGLGADDYMTKPFSPSELVARVKAHMARYDRLTESAVPKNKVIEIRGLKIDTTARRVWVNSQEKTFTTKEFDLLTFLASHPNHVYTKEELFREIWDMESIGDIATVTVHIKKIREKIEVDTSNPQYIETIWGVGYRFKV; this comes from the coding sequence ATGAGTAGGATATTGATCGTAGAAGATGAAGAAAGTATTGCGGATTTGGAAAAAGACTATCTGGAGCTGAGCGGATTTCAGGTAGAAGTCGCGAATGACGGGGAGACGGGACTTAGAAAAGCGTTGGAAGAGGAATATGATCTGTATATTCTGGATCTCATGCTTCCGGGTATTGATGGGTTCGATATCTGCCGGCAGATTCGGGATGTAAAGAATACGCCGATCATTCTAGTATCAGCGAAAAAGGATGACATTGACAAGATTCGGGGGCTTGGCCTTGGAGCAGATGATTATATGACAAAGCCTTTCAGTCCCAGTGAGCTTGTGGCCAGAGTGAAAGCGCATATGGCCAGATACGACCGGCTGACGGAGAGCGCGGTACCCAAGAATAAGGTCATCGAGATCCGAGGACTTAAGATTGATACTACCGCAAGAAGAGTTTGGGTAAACAGCCAGGAAAAAACATTTACTACAAAAGAATTTGATCTGCTTACTTTTCTTGCAAGTCATCCCAATCATGTGTATACTAAGGAGGAATTGTTCCGGGAGATCTGGGATATGGAATCCATCGGGGATATTGCCACTGTCACGGTACACATTAAAAAGATTCGGGAAAAAATTGAAGTGGATACCTCAAATCCCCAGTATATAGAGACGATCTGGGGAGTCGGATACCGATTTAAAGTATAG
- a CDS encoding potassium transporter KtrB, whose amino-acid sequence MKYRRKSVRWNTMRILAAGFLGVILLGGVLLWLPISNQQPIAFIDALFTSTSAVCVTGLVTITPQVQFTLFGKIVLLLLIQVGGLGVVACIASFFFLLRKRITVKERIVIQEAYNMDRLGGIVGMLRRVIVGVFLVEGAGALFYAFQFVPEYGWIKGLGYSIFHAVSAFCNAGIDVLGSTSLSVYSANPLVNLTTMALIVLGGLGFVVWFDVLDNFRRLRKRRKTVGAGIAGLKLHSKLVILMTAVLLVVGTVVIFLMEYRNPQTMGGMSTGEKLLASAFQSVTTRTAGFFTMPQGELYDETKLFCSILMFIGGSPAGTAGGIKTTTIAMLLLSCLAVVRGGKDIECFGRKITFENFRTGFAVTVLAFGIFIGGTMLIAVFEADSVALVDIIYETTSAIGTVGLTADLTPHLERASQVVLMLLMYTGRIGPITLALVFAGKTDPKARLRELPGERVMVG is encoded by the coding sequence ATGAAATATAGACGTAAAAGCGTTCGGTGGAATACGATGCGGATTCTGGCGGCGGGATTCCTGGGAGTGATTCTCTTGGGCGGGGTTCTTTTGTGGCTTCCGATCAGCAATCAGCAGCCTATCGCGTTTATCGATGCGTTGTTTACATCTACATCGGCGGTATGTGTGACGGGACTTGTTACCATAACACCGCAGGTGCAATTTACTTTATTTGGGAAAATCGTTCTGCTGCTGCTGATCCAAGTGGGAGGCCTGGGAGTGGTGGCGTGTATCGCTTCTTTTTTCTTCCTGCTTAGGAAACGGATTACAGTAAAAGAGCGGATCGTTATCCAAGAAGCTTATAATATGGACCGGCTGGGCGGAATCGTAGGGATGCTTCGCAGAGTGATCGTGGGCGTCTTCCTGGTGGAAGGAGCGGGCGCGCTTTTCTACGCATTTCAGTTTGTGCCGGAATACGGATGGATCAAAGGGCTGGGGTATTCTATTTTTCATGCGGTTTCAGCGTTTTGCAACGCAGGGATCGATGTGTTGGGAAGCACCAGCCTATCTGTCTATTCGGCGAATCCGCTGGTCAATCTGACGACAATGGCGCTGATCGTTTTGGGCGGCCTTGGGTTCGTGGTCTGGTTTGATGTGCTGGATAATTTCCGGCGGCTGCGGAAACGCCGGAAAACGGTGGGAGCAGGGATCGCGGGTTTGAAATTACATTCTAAACTGGTGATCCTTATGACGGCAGTCCTTCTGGTTGTAGGAACCGTAGTGATCTTTCTGATGGAATACAGGAATCCGCAGACTATGGGTGGAATGTCGACAGGCGAAAAGCTGCTGGCTTCAGCCTTTCAGTCAGTGACTACTAGGACGGCTGGATTTTTTACAATGCCCCAGGGGGAACTCTATGATGAAACAAAACTTTTCTGCAGTATCTTGATGTTTATCGGAGGCTCTCCGGCGGGAACGGCGGGCGGAATCAAGACAACGACCATAGCGATGCTTCTGCTGAGCTGTTTGGCGGTTGTGCGCGGCGGAAAGGACATCGAATGTTTTGGCAGGAAGATCACGTTTGAAAATTTCAGGACAGGATTTGCGGTAACAGTCCTGGCTTTTGGGATTTTTATTGGCGGGACGATGCTGATCGCGGTTTTTGAGGCGGACAGTGTGGCGTTGGTCGATATCATATATGAAACTACGTCAGCCATAGGAACGGTGGGATTGACGGCGGATCTGACGCCGCATCTTGAAAGAGCAAGCCAAGTAGTCTTAATGCTTTTGATGTACACAGGGCGGATCGGACCTATTACATTAGCGCTGGTGTTTGCGGGGAAAACGGATCCGAAAGCCAGGCTGAGGGAACTGCCTGGCGAAAGAGTGATGGTTGGTTAA
- a CDS encoding TrkA family potassium uptake protein — MKKQYAVFGLGSFGESVAITLQGLGCEVIAVDNHMERIEEISKYVSYAMKADIEDPEVIRSLGARNLDGVVVAIADNMEASIMATLVSKDEGVPYVLAKAKNDLHATVLRKIGADSVIFPEKEAGSRVARSMVSANFADWIALSPEYSVMEVALPDAWIGKSLEALDVRKNHGVNVIGIRENDDVEVNPEPKKPLKRDMILILVGANSDLEKFAKYERNKLDHDN; from the coding sequence ATGAAGAAACAGTATGCGGTATTTGGACTTGGGAGCTTTGGCGAGAGTGTCGCCATTACACTGCAGGGGCTTGGATGTGAAGTGATCGCGGTGGATAATCACATGGAACGAATCGAAGAGATTTCGAAATATGTGTCTTATGCGATGAAAGCTGATATTGAAGACCCAGAAGTGATCCGGTCTTTGGGGGCGAGAAACCTGGATGGGGTGGTTGTCGCTATTGCGGATAATATGGAGGCAAGCATTATGGCAACCCTGGTGTCAAAAGATGAAGGAGTCCCTTATGTCCTAGCAAAGGCTAAGAATGATCTTCATGCCACGGTTCTTAGAAAAATAGGGGCAGATTCGGTGATTTTCCCGGAAAAGGAAGCGGGAAGCCGGGTGGCTAGGAGTATGGTTTCGGCAAATTTCGCCGATTGGATCGCTCTTTCACCGGAATACAGTGTGATGGAGGTGGCGCTTCCAGATGCCTGGATAGGAAAATCTTTGGAAGCGCTGGACGTCAGGAAGAATCACGGAGTAAATGTGATCGGAATTCGAGAAAATGATGATGTAGAAGTAAATCCGGAGCCCAAGAAGCCTTTAAAGCGCGATATGATACTGATCCTGGTGGGGGCGAACTCTGATCTGGAGAAATTTGCCAAATACGAAAGGAATAAGTTGGATCATGATAACTAG
- the rlmB gene encoding 23S rRNA (guanosine(2251)-2'-O)-methyltransferase RlmB, which yields MITSTANAKVKRLVGLMKKRRLRDQENVFLTEGPRMFHEAPKKRVREVYLSEGFLKKEAGVIEELKEWRIPVEILADHVFSHVSDTQTPQGILAVVERQEASLDKVTGGECPLILVLDSLQDPGNLGTVLRTGEGAGVTGVVLSSDCVDIYNPKTIRSTMGSVYRMPFCRVRDLLGALKEMKQKGICAYAAHLEGQNSYDQEDFTVPCAFLIGNEGNGLREEVAAAADCWIRIPMRGQVESLNAAVAAAVLMFEASRQRRVGPGDF from the coding sequence ATGATAACTAGTACAGCAAACGCTAAGGTAAAGCGGCTTGTTGGTCTGATGAAAAAACGAAGGCTGCGGGATCAGGAAAACGTATTTTTGACAGAAGGACCGCGGATGTTCCATGAGGCGCCGAAAAAACGGGTGCGGGAGGTTTACCTGTCGGAAGGGTTTTTAAAGAAAGAGGCCGGTGTCATAGAAGAGTTGAAGGAATGGAGAATCCCAGTGGAGATTTTGGCGGATCATGTGTTTTCCCATGTGTCGGATACACAGACGCCTCAAGGGATCTTGGCGGTGGTCGAGAGACAGGAGGCGTCTCTGGATAAAGTGACGGGAGGAGAATGTCCGCTGATTCTTGTGCTGGATAGCCTGCAGGATCCGGGAAATCTGGGGACAGTCCTACGGACTGGAGAAGGCGCTGGGGTAACTGGAGTAGTTTTGAGCAGTGACTGTGTGGACATTTACAATCCCAAAACAATTCGTTCCACTATGGGGTCGGTCTACCGGATGCCGTTCTGTCGTGTGAGGGATCTGCTAGGCGCTTTAAAAGAGATGAAGCAAAAAGGCATCTGCGCGTATGCGGCGCATTTAGAAGGGCAGAACAGCTACGATCAGGAAGACTTTACCGTTCCATGCGCATTTCTGATCGGAAATGAGGGAAATGGACTGAGAGAAGAAGTTGCTGCCGCTGCAGATTGTTGGATACGGATTCCGATGCGGGGACAGGTGGAATCCCTGAATGCCGCTGTGGCCGCGGCGGTATTAATGTTTGAAGCAAGCCGGCAGCGTCGGGTGGGGCCGGGGGATTTTTAA
- a CDS encoding NfeD family protein — MQTVYWLAIFVILLIIEIITMGLTTIWFAFGALAAFLAGIFGLGTAAQIGVFLVVSIILLALTRPIAVKYFNKDRQKTNAESLIGQQGLVLEEVNTLKSTGLVEVNGQEWSAKTDEPDGLIAKNTVVVIDGIQGVKLIVREREEKK; from the coding sequence ATGCAAACGGTATATTGGCTGGCAATCTTTGTAATACTGCTGATCATTGAGATCATTACAATGGGTCTGACGACGATCTGGTTTGCCTTTGGCGCGCTGGCGGCGTTTCTGGCAGGGATTTTCGGGCTTGGAACGGCCGCGCAGATTGGTGTGTTCCTGGTGGTGTCGATTATTCTGCTGGCGCTCACAAGGCCGATTGCTGTCAAGTATTTTAACAAGGACAGACAAAAGACCAATGCGGAAAGCCTGATCGGCCAGCAGGGACTGGTACTGGAAGAAGTGAACACTCTAAAATCTACCGGCCTTGTGGAGGTGAACGGGCAAGAGTGGTCGGCTAAGACGGATGAACCGGATGGGCTGATCGCGAAAAATACAGTTGTGGTGATTGATGGAATCCAGGGAGTGAAACTGATTGTGAGAGAGAGGGAGGAGAAAAAATGA
- a CDS encoding paraslipin, with translation MILSILGIIILVIIVLILISCVKFVHQAQALVVERLGAYQATWGTGVHFKWPIIDRVARRVDLKEQVVDFAPQPVITKDNVTMRIDTVVFYQITDPKMFCYGVANPIMAIENLTATTLRNIIGDLELDQTLTSRETINTQMRAALDVATDPWGIKVNRVELKNIIPPAAIQDAMEKQMKAERERREAILRAEGEKKSTILVAEGKKESTVLDAEAEKQAAILRAEAQKEAMIREAEGQAEAIMKVQQANADGIRFLKEAGADEAVLTIKSLEAFEKAADGKATKIIIPSEIQNIAGLVKSVVEIGSDDEKAKKQ, from the coding sequence ATGATACTCAGTATATTAGGAATTATTATCTTGGTCATTATCGTGTTGATCCTGATTTCGTGTGTAAAATTCGTCCATCAGGCGCAGGCGCTGGTGGTGGAACGATTAGGAGCTTATCAGGCTACTTGGGGAACCGGCGTCCATTTCAAATGGCCCATTATTGATCGGGTTGCCAGAAGAGTAGATCTGAAAGAGCAGGTAGTGGATTTCGCTCCTCAGCCGGTGATCACGAAAGATAATGTTACTATGCGGATTGACACAGTGGTGTTCTATCAGATCACAGATCCTAAAATGTTCTGCTATGGTGTGGCAAATCCGATCATGGCGATCGAGAATCTGACGGCTACTACACTGCGAAATATTATTGGCGATCTGGAACTGGACCAGACTTTGACATCCAGAGAGACGATCAACACACAGATGCGGGCGGCGCTGGATGTGGCGACGGATCCCTGGGGAATCAAAGTGAATCGTGTGGAACTTAAGAACATCATCCCGCCGGCGGCGATCCAGGATGCAATGGAGAAACAGATGAAGGCAGAGCGGGAGCGGCGTGAAGCGATCCTGCGGGCAGAAGGTGAGAAAAAGTCCACGATCCTGGTAGCGGAAGGAAAGAAGGAGTCCACTGTTTTGGACGCGGAAGCAGAAAAGCAGGCGGCGATTCTCCGGGCAGAGGCTCAGAAAGAGGCCATGATCCGTGAGGCTGAAGGTCAGGCGGAGGCTATCATGAAGGTACAGCAGGCGAATGCGGATGGTATCCGTTTCCTGAAAGAAGCAGGCGCTGATGAAGCGGTACTTACGATCAAGAGTCTGGAGGCATTTGAAAAAGCCGCGGATGGAAAGGCAACGAAGATTATTATCCCGTCAGAGATCCAGAATATCGCCGGCCTGGTAAAATCTGTGGTAGAGATCGGAAGCGACGACGAAAAAGCAAAGAAACAATAG